In Artemia franciscana unplaced genomic scaffold, ASM3288406v1 PGA_scaffold_73, whole genome shotgun sequence, a single genomic region encodes these proteins:
- the LOC136042149 gene encoding uncharacterized protein LOC136042149 codes for MSFRLKRNNSSRSSSHQSTLPRIASVFLEEINSNSNNFSLPFDNEVFDLPEDLQSSPSNSSAKFHRPKAPTPTSSSPMFEIRESPIGSFKQEYHIEISSDGERGSPGQRSQDSGFLDSKLSPGQSPNDPADVCKGSEFCSCLDISVKDCLTPKRNEKPMIRPTQIFTPSRLRGELKIEENVYERIRNSSPEESSVPLTKDYLRKDINDILTKDVSVEANFGRNKRNSGTQTDFCQHRPNYLTVEQSNQNTDATVITNESNDAIFAGLISEKKVNNVNYSGAAVEKFTEKYLFERHKNVSKCDAKESFFNKFSPGIRKVGGNLLKSFKGRVKPSKSEENFRITSLITPDIAPFFETVNVTPEINSGSSSPILQNYRSGPRSSTPRKKPPCLRKKSLERSIGRLDHKKSRVRWSDMPDFNPPRFEENCTCNDRLNRSKSLDALPSNGLYYGLSMPKLRDDDELIPREDIVEQPTMDSLENLSENGKCLRENEEVARSFAKKMLEAKLKDDDLLTQFRLNPLDHWLEHLTLELEQECTVALQSKDIPVPTVVETKANKRKSRPVDYLYL; via the exons ATGTCTTTTAG GTTAAAACGAAACAATTCAAGTCGTTCTTCAAGTCATCAATCCACTTTACCTCGCATTGCCAGTGTTTTTCTTGAGGAGATAAATTCCAACTCCAACAATTTCTCATTACCCTTTGACAATGAAGTATTTGACCTACCCGAGGATTTGCAATCATCGCCAAGCAATTCCTCTGCCAAGTTTCACAGACCGAAGGCCCCAACTCCAACAAGTAGTTCCCCAATGTTTGAAATTAGAGAAAGTCCAATCGGCTCATTTAAACAGGAATATCATATAGAAATAAGTAGTGATGGGGAACGTGGCTCTCCTGGTCAAAGAAGCCAAGATTCAGGCTTTTTAGACTCCAAACTGTCACCAGGCCAGTCACCAAATGACCCAGCCGATGTTTGTAAGGGTAGTGAATTTTGCAGTTGTCTCGATATAAGTGTTAAGGATTGTCTCACTCCGAAAAGGAATGAAAAGCCAATGATTAGACCAACTCAAATATTTACTCCAAGCAGGCTTAGAGgagaattaaaaattgaagaaaacgtTTATGAAAGAATAAGAAATTCATCACCAGAAGAGAGCTCGGTGCCATTAACCAAGGATTACCTTAGAAAAGATATAAATGACATTCTCACAAAAGATGTTAGTGTAGAAGCTAACTTTGGAAGAAATAAACGCAATTCTGGAACACAGACTGACTTCTGTCAACATAGACCCAATTATTTGACTGTTGAACAATCCAATCAGAACACAGATGCAACTGTTATTACAAATGAATCTAATGATGCCATTTTTGCTGGTctaataagtgaaaaaaaagtgaacaaTGTGAATTATTCTGGTGCAGCGgttgaaaaatttacagaaaaatatctttttgaaCGACACAAAAATGTATCTAAATGTGAtgcaaaagaaagttttttcaataaattttctcCTGGTATTAGAAAAGTCGGTGGAAATCTTCTTAAAAGCTTTAAAGGTAGGGTAAAACCCTCAAAATCTGAAGAGAACTTCAGAATAACTTCTCTAATCACACCTGACATAGCCCCTTTCTTTGAAACAGTGAATGTCACCCCAGAAATTAATTCTGGCTCTTCTAGTCCTATTTTACAAAACTACAGATCTGGCCCACGAAGCTCTACACCGCGGAAAAAGCCACCTTGTCTTCGTAAGAAGTCTTTAGAACGATCAATTGGAAGGCTAGATCACAAAAAATCACGAGTAAGATGGTCAGACATGCCTGACTTCAATCCACCTCGATTTGAAGAGAACTGTACCTGTAATGATAGACTTAATAGGAGTAAGAGCCTAGACGCTTTGCCTAGTAATGGTCTCTACTATGGTTTAAGCATGCCAAAACTAAGAGACGATGATGAATTAATTCCTCGAGAAGACATAGTGGAACAACCCACGATGGATTCTCTGGAAAATTTGTCAGAGAATGGCAAGTGCCTTAGAGAGAATGAAGAGGTCGCCCGCTCTTTTGCAAAGAAGATGCTAGAAGCCAAACTAAAGGACGATGATTTACTTACCCAATTCAG